The segment AAAAGAGGAGAATTTCATGATGACCCAGTCGCTATCACACCTTAAGGGAAAGCGCATCCTGGCCGTCGATGACGAACAGGACATTCTTGAAAGCATCGAAGATATTCTGGACGAAGCTCACGTTGACGGGGCTCGCGACTATGAGAGTGCTTCACAAAAAATCAGGGAAAACCGTTATGATCTGGCCATCCTTGATATCATGGGTGTAAACGGCTTAAAGCTCCTTGAAGAGACCGTCGCACAAAACATTCCCACGGTAATGCTGACCGCCCACGCCATCAATCCCGAAGCGTTGATGTCTTCGATTCAAAAAGGCGCCATCGCTTACATCCCCAAAGAGACCCTGGCCGAACTCGACACCCTGCTGAATAAGCTGCTGGGGGCCTATGAAGAAGGGGGGCTCCCCTGGAAACTCCTTTTTGAACTGCTGGGATCTTACTTTGACGAACGTTTCGGTTCGGGCTGGAAAGAAAAAGACAAGGAGTTCTGGTCCAAATTCAGCCGGAACTATCAGATCGGCAAGG is part of the Desulfobacterales bacterium genome and harbors:
- a CDS encoding response regulator, yielding MMTQSLSHLKGKRILAVDDEQDILESIEDILDEAHVDGARDYESASQKIRENRYDLAILDIMGVNGLKLLEETVAQNIPTVMLTAHAINPEALMSSIQKGAIAYIPKETLAELDTLLNKLLGAYEEGGLPWKLLFELLGSYFDERFGSGWKEKDKEFWSKFSRNYQIGKGIQQRVVHTERVRDKGI